agtaaacagctcaagggcaaaaagacaGGGGAAAGGATAAGAACCCGGTGCAATTTCTCCTTTTCTAGTATTTTATTCGTTGTGGTTTTTCTTCAGTTATAGATCTAGCTCAGTTAGTTTCCCCTGCCTTTACTatagcttccctttctctctctcttcgtcgcaGAGCTTCGAGTTGGCGGGGCTGGAGAATGCCAAGGTGTCGGAGCTGGAAATGCGTGTTAAGTACCTGGAACGCCtggtaagactctctctctccatctaactatctgtctatctatctatctatcacttctttttttcctatttctctctctctctctctctctctctctctctctctctctctctctctctctctctctctctctctctctctctctctctctctctctctctctctctctctctctctcgtttattttcaATCTACGAAGGTTAGTAATGACGTTAGCGTGTGCTTGTCCTGAcgtcatatacacacacacacacacacacacacacacacacacacacacacatgcacacacacacagttacttgCCTTGTCCTGCGCAATCATCAAAGCTTATCGTTAATTATTTGCTTCactcaataaaacaagaaaaaaaaaccatgcaTATGACAAGAAGAAAAGACTTTGATTATAGCGGCggttcgtttctttcttcttgctttctttttcttttatttcttttttttattgttttatggaCGTGTTGATTTGATTGTGCTTgactccaccgcctccaccactaccgccgccgccgctagagagagagagagagagagagagagagagagagagagagagagagagagagagagagagagagagagagagagagagagagagagagaatgtgtgaatTAGTGAATGGAGATCGAAAGAAGgatatgagaagaaagaaaaagagagaatgaaagacagaaaataaagaaagaagagagagagaatgggagacacagagaaagaaaggatatgagaagagaggaaaagaaataatggatgagagagagacagagacaaagacagaaacagagacagagagagacagacagacagacagacagacagacagagagaaagggcattcgaataattaaaaaaaaaaaaatgcatgaatgaatgaatgaatgaatgaaggaaggaaggagacatagGAGGACagttaaagaggaagaatggaatatAGAGACAGAAGGAAATTACCACCACGAACACAACTAACAATATATCACTGACCCTTCCGTTTGAGACTGGGAGAACTTGCAACcacagaaagaggaaagcaatATTAACCCAAAacatcaaccacacacacacacacacacacacacacacactaactcaatCAACACCCTCTTACAAACTCCTTATGTCCTTATGTTCTAatcttttactctctcttcctccttctgagtcttccatcctttttcttctctttctctcttccattctctctccttttcctttctgtcttccatccttcctctctttgcctttcttctcatttctctctttctccattcatccGTTTCAGACCGAGAGCTTGCAACCACAGGAGGGAAACAACATTGACCAGCCATTTAACATGAAGGgcgcaccaccagcagcaccgccagcaccaccagcagcaccgcaaccccaaacaccaccaccacacgtaccccaacaaccaccaccaccaccaccacggactcAACCCATCCCAGACAACCACGTAGGAGaagtaaacgaagaagaagaggagtccCCCATTGAAAAGGGTACAGAGAACGAGGCACCGGTTGAGGATACGGACATAGGGATCCCTCGACGGCCGtatcccctccctccactccttcctattGACGATGACGAGGACTCCGACACTGGGTATGAAGGCTCCGGTGATGACTGCCCCCAGAACCCACCTCGCCCGATCTGCCCAATAACGATGCAAGTCTGTAAAACGAAGGAAAGATGCCCAAAATACGTGTGCTGTAGgtaagatttgagagagagagagagagagagagagagagagagagagagagagagagagagagaaccggttTGACTGCAGTACTATATGAACCCAAATttaggttgtagtagtagtagtagtagtagtagtagtagtagtagtatatggaaataagaaaaaaaatattgaatttcTTATgtgatttgagtgtgtgtgtgtgtgtgtgtgtacgtgacctTTCCTAACCTGCCCTAATGTACACACAAACAGGTAGATAACGAGGCTTTTTTTAACATGCTCCCAAAGGTCACTAACATCTGGGCAGGACACCTTTGATTAAGTCTGGGGTCAAGGTGAAGTGAGGTCAAGATGAACGGCAACAGGTGTTAAATAATCGTTCATGTAGCATTTAAGAACCTCGATGCGACGCTGCTGATTGTCGGAACccaaaggaagggattggaatgtATGATAACTGTGATTGACGCTTATTGGAGGCTAAACATATATGCTGACTTACCTCTGTTGTCATGTAcagtattaccattattattactattactattactattactattactattattattattattattattattattattattattattattattattattattattattattattattattattattattattattattattattattattattattattattattattattattattattattattattattattattactattactattactattactattactattattattattattattattattacaccccccttcacaaacaacacaaatacaCCCAAAATATCCCCCTGGTATaacattttcattattgttttgtattttttttctaataatgATATAATGATCTATTcacacgagagaaagagaaatatatacagACTTACCTTTATTGTgttctattattattaccattattattattattattattattattgtgttctatttttttctctttccagtaATGATAAGGCTTGTAATAATGTTAATAAATCTAATGATAATGATCTATTCACatgacgagaaagagagaaatatatgatttttattattattattaccattattattattttcattattgttttctgtctattttctctttccagtAATGATAAGGCTTGTAATAATGTTAATAAATCTAATAACGACAATGATCTATTCacatgagagagacagagagagagagacagagacagacacagagagagagacagagagagagagaaatatatgcaGACTTACCTATATCAtattcggccacctctttcgattctttttaggagcagcgagtagcgggcttttttttatattattgtttccttttttgtgcccttgagctgcctcctttgttgtaaaaaaaaacttattattattgttagtattagtggtctgtttattttctctttccagtAATGATAAGGCTTGTAATAATGTTAATAAatctaatgataataatgatcttTTCACATGACGGGAGTATCAGAAGcatcattttatcattattttctgtttttctttctaataataataataatgatgataaaaatgttgATAATTCtactaataatgtaataataataatcttttcaCATGACGAAAGAGTATCAGaaccatcattttcatcattaatattgttttcctttccaataacaataataatgattgtaATAATGTTGATAATTCTACTAATAATGAGGACCTATGGCTATCTATGTCTGTATGATGTATAGTGTATTCAATAACTCTGAGGAAGATTCTTAAGTATAACATCCATAAGAAAATTACACGATACGAAGAATAAAGATTTgtattctcttcatttttataCGCTTTCCTGAATTACTGTTTTTTGTGGGTAATATAATGTATAAAACGCCAGAATTCATGTATAtccgagaggaagaagaggtagaggaggaggaggaggaggaggaagaagaagaggggaaggaggagagtgaaggaggaagcagTAATGAGAAGAATAGTGATGTTAGAAATGACgactatgatggtggtggtggtgatggtggtgttgatggtgatgactcGCACCGTCAGCACCAGCGccaggggatggggggggggggagtgaaggagggcGGCTATTAAGGGTGGGGGGGGCGTCTGTTGTCATGGTGCTGTGTAGAtaggtccgtgtgtgtgtgtgtgtgtgtgtgtgtgtgtgtgtgaaaatgaagTTCCTGTGACATATTTTTGCAAATCAGTCAGAattaacgaagaagaaaaaataaccaataaactttgcaataaaaatgaaaaacaaatagcataatcgtagtagtagtagtagtagtagtagtagtagtagtagtatagtctagGTGATTGTAGTTCTGGTAGTGTTAGTGGTTGAAtgatagtggtagaagtagtagtagtaggtggtagtagtagtagtagtagtagtggtgatggtacgtggtggttgtggttggtggTAATAGCAATGGTAATAAAATGAAGAgtaatggttgtggttgtggtggtggttgagtggttgtggaggtgcagtagtggtagtggtggtggagtggtacattggtggtggtggtggttggtggtaatggtgatattGGTAGtaacggtggtagtggtggtggtgcaggagtggtggttgtggtggtgatgttggtagtaacggtggtagtggtgatggtggtgattatggtgatgcaagagtggtggtggtggtgattgtggtagtggtggtggtgattgtggtggtgcaggagtggtagtggtggtgatattggtagtaacggtggtagtggtggtggtggtgattgtggtgatgcaggagtggtagtggtggtgatgtggtggtggtacagtggtggtggtgattgtggtggtgcaggagtggtggtggtggtggtgattgtggtgatgcaggagtggtagtggtggtgatgtggtggtggtacagtggtggtggtacagtggtggtggtgattgtggtggtgcaggagtggtggtggtggtggtggtggtgggtgtttaaAGGGACTCCCACTCAGCTGACCTCCTTTGCATCTGGGCCCAGCGTTGCCACGACTCCCGGCGCGGCGTGGCGTGCGATGGTGCCAAATggtcgaccccccccccctcccctcctcgcccccctctcccccccacctccccccctctctctctctctctctctctctctctctacctacctgaccactgcacacacacacacacacacacacacacggtaccaccaccaccaccaccaccaccaccactactactactactactactactactactactactactattatcagtTTAGTAAGGATAACAATAGTAACATgaccgatagtagtagtagtagtagtagtcgtagtagtaatagtagtagtagtagtggagcgTTCCTTGCCCTAcatcttgacctttgaccttaaaCGCTGCGCCTCGTCGGTCAAGTTCCGCTCGAGAAAAATGGTTCGTTCGTTCGTTGGTTCGTTCACCACTGACCTTCGTAGCTCTTCgtggtcaatattttttttttcctcatcagtttttttattttctttattttcttaattcGTTCTTATCTATAATGAAAGACAACTCTACGAAAACTTGAATCTGAAAACAAGTCAAATTCGTTGCTAAAGAAAAAGTTAATacaattctttttcattttatttcttctattcaaAAGATAAAATTACAAGTACATCTTTTTCCTCactattatgttttcttttcgttcttatcaataatgaaagaaaacttGAATCTACAAACGTCAAATTCATTCTTAAAGTGCTAAAGAAACGTTCATGCAAGTaaggttttatttatttcttccattaaaaaaaaacaataataataataagacagagagaggataaaaaatgcTCATGGAACCGAAGTAAAGTCTTATAACGTCATTTTCAGGGTCATATTCTCAAAATTATCGGGACTCTcacacccacattcgataaggctttcgtagaggctgtatCAGTACTTccatggggtagttttatgagcctagtaatcgTTTAATAAGGCTTCTGCtccgtgaacgtgaaaacactcattagaacccaactaatctacctacacacccacatatgataaggctttcgtgcaGGCTGTATCAGTACTTCcatggggggtagttttatgagcctagtaatcgTTTAATAAGGCTTCTGCTCCGTGAATGTGAAAAgtctcattagaacccaactaatctacctacacacccacattcgataaggctttcgtgcAGGCTGTATCAGTACTTCCAtgggttagttttatgagcctagtgatcgtttgacaaggcttctgctccgtgaacgtgaaaacactcattagaacccaactaatctccctatacacccacatatgataaggctttcgtgcaGGCTGTATCAGTACTTCCAtgggttagttttatgagcctagtaatcgtttgacaaggcttctgctccgTGAACGTGAAATACACTCACGACcaactaatctcccttgtggcctttggaaagactTACTGTGAGAGCCAATAACGGCTGAGAATACAGGCTCGTAATAACAGaattagtaacagtagtagtagtaatagtaaaagtaacaTAGTCTTGGTTACTTGAAAAAAactctggaaggaaagacaaagcgTTCAGAAGACTAAACCACAAGTTcaaaatcagtgaaaaaaaaatgtcaagtgaaaagtgaagaagaaaattgGAGTTGAAGGACGAGAACATTGACATTGAAGGAACAGAAAATCAGGGGGCCGTTGGAAAGGCATATCCCGGGACCACACCTCCTGATCTGAGTAGTTCTGGTAGCAATAGTGGTTGAGTGATATTGGTAGTGGAAAGACATGGTTACAAGCTTATGGCAACGTTGTACATGTATCCACGAATGGCAACGCTGACTCAAGACTTTTAATTACTTTACGCTCGAGTTAAGAGACATGAAAATAAAAGGTCCCTCGAATTGCACCTCTTCCAATACgtggtaatagtaacagtagtagtaacagtacttgtagtaatagtagaagtaacaTGGATAGTCTTGGTGGTAACAGTAGTTCTAGTAGCATTAGTGGTTGAGTGATATTGGTAGTGGGAAGACATGGTTACAAGCTTATGGCAACGTTGTACATGTATCCACGAATGGCAACGCTGACTCAAGACTCTTAATTACTTTGCGCTCGAGTTAAGAGACATGAAAATAAAAGGTCCCTGGAATTGCACATCTTCCAATACgtggtaatagtaacagtagtagtaacagtacttgtagtaatagtagaagtagcatAGATAGTCTTGGTGGTAACAGTAGTTCTGGTAGCAATTGTGGTTGAGTGATATTGGTAGTGGAAAGACATGAGGTTACGAGCTTATGGCAACATTGTACATGTATCCACGAATGGCAACGCTGACTCAAGACTCTTAATTACTTTGCGCTCGAGTTAAGAGACATGAAAATAAAAGGTCCCTCGAATTGCACCTCTTCCATATAAGCGGATAATTAGAACCGAGTCTTGATGGGGCCGAAAGTgctgctcctgcttctcctcttcagtTGCATCTCATTAGCCACGCCGGGGAAGTAGAACGAGACGGACAAAAAATGGATTAGAAAAAACAACGCCGCGCCGAAACTGACCATTGATCAATATAGGAAAAAGTTGTGGCCTGGTGCTGGTTCGGCCCGGCGGTGGCTCGGCCTGACCTATGTTATCTTTTTGGGCCTTCATTAGTGGATATTGGACAAGGGCGTTGCTATGGGGAATGAAAGGAGGCTGGCGGGAGCTTGGGATTGAGGCAAGAGGAAAGTTTTGACCCCAGAGAAAATTTGTAACCCCCAGAGAAAAGTTTTGTTCCCTCCAGAGAAAAGTTTTGGGGTCTTTCATTAGTGGATATTGGACAAGGGCGTTGCTATGGGGAATGAAAGGAGGCTGGGGGGAGCTTGGGATTGAGGCAAGAGGAAAGTTTTGACCCCAGAGAAAATCTGTGACCCCCCCCCAGAGAAAAGTTTTGTCCCCAGAGAAGTTTCGGGCCCAGAGAAGTGTCTTGTGCCCAGAGAAAAGTCTTGTCCCCCCAGAGAAAAGTCGTCCCCCTAGAGAAAAATCGTATCCCCCCAGAGAAAAGTCTTAACTCCCCCCTAGAGAAAAGTCGTGTGCCCCCAGAGAAAAGTCTTAACCCCCCCCTAGAGAAAAGTCGTGTCACCAGAGAAAAGTTGTGCCCCAGAGAAAGATTATGGCTCTCGATCGGcctcaaaaacaaacaaaataaggaaaagaaagtgtaaTGGAATGTAAGAAAGAAATGGTTAGTTCTGGATGGTATTAGACGACCCAGCCTCGTCCCTGATGGCAGAACTCTTCGTCGTCTAATTTCTTTTTCTAGTGGTTTCTCGTATTGGTTGTATCTACTTATAGGGCTTGTGCCTAGTGCTCTATATGCATGGAAATAACAAGACACAAAAGGAATGAAGACAGCGACACAAGGAAAAGGCTTATAACACAACAATAGAAAGACAACGATCcaggatattaaaagaaaaagaagataaaacagtTTAAGCCTGAcactgaaaacaagaagaaacaaatgaaatgAAGACaacaagacaaggaaaagatacagaatactaaaagaaaaagaggaaaagaccaCGAAGATTATATAGCCTAAGAAACCCAAtactgaaaacaagaagaaccagCCTTACAagcaaaagaaatgaaggaatgaagacaaaaacacaaggaaaagatCCACAACACTCAAAGCTAAAGAAAACCAAGCAACAGGAAACAACagcaatgaaaacaaagaaaaaacagacgAAATAGGGAGCCGTTGAAAAGACAGAAATCTCGACGCCGATGCTCCGATGCTTCAGGCTCAAGTTCAACACGTTATGTCCGAAGGTGAGATGCGCTGAGCTGTTCCTTGTAAttactgcctcttcctcctcgatgGCTGGCCGTGGACGTCTTCAGAGGTAGGTGGAGGTAGATTAGTGTTTGTAGAAGCTCTGGGTATAGGTATGACTGTAGGGAAGGCTGCGTATGGGTTGGAATCGATGTTTAAAATGGGATTGGTGGGTGAGGGCTCTttggaaatgtgtgtgtatgtgtgtgtgtgtttactgtttTGTTTATACCcgtttgttattatttattacatTCTATCTATGTTTTATAAGTAGCATATAAGGGTTAAGTATGTCCTATGTTTTGTGCTTTGCTATTTCTTCGTTT
Above is a window of Eriocheir sinensis breed Jianghai 21 chromosome 16, ASM2467909v1, whole genome shotgun sequence DNA encoding:
- the LOC126999519 gene encoding circumsporozoite protein-like; translated protein: MTTYRKEGKEQHALLHPASKLQNEYWARTNCLLGFTVISILIGCVALAISILLLLQSFELAGLENAKVSELEMRVKYLERLTESLQPQEGNNIDQPFNMKGAPPAAPPAPPAAPQPQTPPPHVPQQPPPPPPRTQPIPDNHVGEVNEEEEESPIEKGTENEAPVEDTDIGIPRRPYPLPPLLPIDDDEDSDTGYEGSGDDCPQNPPRPICPITMQVCKTKERCPKYVCCR